A stretch of Desulfotalea psychrophila LSv54 DNA encodes these proteins:
- a CDS encoding YcaO-like family protein, whose translation MKNLDINIVSEVRRIDNGRLDIPVYFSVCGDDASQYTGTKKQMGKGASPIQSEASACMELAERFSFFSFSKNADNFLLGDYEEMRAAGYPVLDMEHLLKSVHDTHTTVAQLEKLLAGIPMQWTWATKMTGEEGEVLIPFSWFFAINEFNGPSAGNTQEEAALQGLCEIVERDVCSRINRDKLPTAKIDVETIKDPVAVELLEKFAKNNIEVYLNDFSLETGIASVGALAIDRSTFPEKSEIVYTAGTTPNPEKAIIRAITEVAQLAGDFNTGSNYIASGLPKPLSMSEVTYLTETADQVTIDEMVDISDDNIYTEVKNCLDSLKNNGFDVYMIDVCHPQLQIPALYTIIPGAHFRERSMICNAGLFCAKLLVERIEDPAEQEVKLGEMSVLLPDAYYLEFYRGKNFVAAGNAEAALIHFDKALTLKPEAEDVPYIYSYKGCCLRDLGRYAEAIEALQEGLLFDEERPDLHNTLGVCFFKLEQYETAISSFKRAIELNPASGIDYANVGVNYMRLGHKVEAVEFFTVALSLDASLDFAQNALNQLLAETA comes from the coding sequence GTGAAAAATCTCGATATAAATATAGTCAGTGAAGTTCGTCGTATTGATAATGGACGCTTAGATATTCCTGTATATTTTAGCGTCTGTGGCGATGATGCCTCTCAATATACGGGGACAAAGAAGCAGATGGGCAAGGGTGCCTCGCCCATACAATCCGAAGCATCTGCCTGTATGGAACTTGCCGAGAGATTCTCTTTTTTCTCATTTAGCAAAAACGCAGATAATTTTTTGCTTGGTGACTATGAGGAGATGCGGGCAGCAGGTTATCCCGTCTTAGACATGGAACATCTACTTAAATCCGTGCACGATACCCATACCACCGTGGCTCAGTTAGAAAAACTTCTTGCCGGTATTCCCATGCAGTGGACCTGGGCCACCAAAATGACAGGTGAGGAAGGAGAGGTTCTTATCCCCTTTTCCTGGTTCTTTGCAATTAATGAGTTCAACGGCCCTTCAGCCGGTAATACCCAAGAAGAGGCCGCCCTTCAAGGTCTCTGTGAGATTGTCGAGCGCGATGTCTGCTCTCGAATTAACCGTGATAAACTACCAACGGCAAAGATCGATGTAGAGACGATTAAAGATCCCGTAGCCGTGGAGCTTCTTGAAAAGTTTGCCAAAAATAACATTGAAGTATATCTCAATGATTTCAGCCTGGAGACAGGAATTGCCTCCGTTGGTGCCCTGGCCATTGATCGCTCAACCTTCCCTGAAAAGAGTGAAATTGTCTATACGGCAGGTACTACTCCAAATCCGGAGAAGGCCATTATTCGAGCCATCACCGAGGTAGCTCAGTTAGCAGGAGATTTCAATACCGGTTCCAATTATATAGCCTCCGGTTTACCTAAACCTCTGTCCATGAGCGAGGTTACCTATCTTACCGAGACAGCAGATCAGGTGACTATTGACGAGATGGTAGATATTTCAGATGATAATATCTATACCGAAGTGAAAAATTGCCTCGATAGTCTGAAGAACAATGGTTTTGATGTCTATATGATAGATGTCTGTCATCCCCAGCTGCAAATCCCTGCCCTCTATACCATTATTCCCGGCGCCCATTTTCGTGAACGCTCAATGATCTGTAATGCCGGTCTCTTCTGTGCAAAACTCCTCGTTGAACGCATCGAAGATCCTGCAGAGCAGGAGGTAAAATTAGGCGAGATGAGTGTCCTCTTACCCGATGCCTACTATCTTGAATTTTATCGGGGGAAAAATTTTGTCGCAGCCGGCAACGCCGAAGCAGCCCTTATCCATTTTGATAAGGCCCTGACCCTGAAGCCAGAGGCAGAGGATGTCCCCTATATTTATTCTTATAAGGGCTGCTGTCTTCGTGACCTTGGTCGTTATGCAGAGGCCATAGAGGCCCTGCAGGAGGGTCTGCTCTTTGACGAGGAACGACCCGATCTGCATAACACCCTCGGTGTATGCTTCTTCAAGCTTGAACAATATGAGACGGCAATCTCCTCCTTTAAGCGGGCTATTGAGCTTAATCCTGCTTCAGGAATTGATTACGCCAATGTCGGGGTAAACTATATGCGTCTCGGTCATAAAGTTGAAGCTGTGGAATTTTTCACCGTAGCTTTAAGCCTTGATGCAAGCCTTGACTTTGCCCAAAATGCCCTCAACCAACTTTTAGCTGAAACAGCATAA